The DNA region GCCCTGCTCAGCCGCCTCGAGCGCAGGTTCAACCCACGCCTCATCGAGGGGCGCGCTGACCATAGGCTGGTCGTTGCGAATTCCCATCCACCGGCTCGCACCTTCGGACACCTTCGCCAGCATCGGCTGAAGGTCGAGATTTCCGTCGAACCGAACCTGCTCAAGCAGGTCCGTGCGTCCAATGGCTTCGTCCAGCGAAGCAAATCCATACTTCGCCAGCAACTGCTGCAAGTCAGCCGAAAGCTCCTCGAAGAATCGGACCACATGCTCCGGCTTGCCGCGGAACTTCGCCCGCAACTCCGGCTTCTGCGTCGCAATGCCCGTAGGACAGGTATTCAGATGGCACTGCCGGGCCATATCGCAACCCAGCACCACCAGCACCGCCGTTCCAAACGCATACTCGTCCGCGCCAAGCAAAGCCGCGATGAGAATGTCATGCGCCGTCGCCAGGCCGCCGTCGGTACGCAGCCGAACGCGTCCGCGCATTCCGTTCTGCATCAGCACCTGCTGCGCCTCGGCCAAACCAAGCTCCCACGGATTGCCGGCATACTTGATGCTCGACAAAGCCGCTGCTCCCGTTCCGCCCACATTGCCGGCGATCACGATAAAGTCCGCATAGGCCTTGGCAACGCCCGCCGCAACCGTACCGACACCGCAGCCTGAGACCAGCTTCACACCGACCGCAGCCTTCGGATTCACGCGCTTCAGATCATAGATAAGCTGCGCAAGATCCTCGATCGAGTAGATATCATGATGCGGCGGCGGCGAGATCAGCGGGACGCCCGGCTGAGCATGACGCAGCCTGGCAATCATTCCGCTCACCTTGTGACCGGGCAGCTGACCGCCTTCACCGGGCTTCGCACCCTGGGCCACTTTGATCTCAATCTCTTCCGCATGGGCCAGATACTCAGCAGTCACGCCAAAGCGCCCCGAGGCAATCTGCTTGATCTTGTTGTTCAACGAAGTATGCACAGCAGGAGCTTCAACGACTGGCTCAGCCACGGCCGTACCGCCGCCAGAGCGTGCGCGCATGATCAACTCTTCATCCTGATGAATCCTTCCTCCATCAACAGAGTTGAGTTTGTAAACAGCACGGTCTTCGCCGCCCTCGCCCGTATTCGAGCGTCCGCCAAACATGTTCATCCCGGCCGTAATCGTCTGATGGGCCTCCGGGCTCAACGAGCCCAGCGACATGGCGCTCGAGATAAACCGCTTGGCCAGACTCGACGCCGCTTCGACTTCACTCACGGCCAGTGCCTGCCCAGCCGAGCGAATCTTCAACAGGTCGCGCAGTACAGCCGGATCGTGTTCGAGAACATCATGCGTAAAGATGGCAAAGGCGCTCGCCGGATCAGTAGGCTGCGGAACATTACGCGCCGTACCGACGACCGACTGCAGTGCTTTTACATTGGGCGGCTGCCAGGCATGGGGCTCAGAGACATTCGCCTTGCGGAATCGTACCCAACCATAGTCGGGCAGGTCTGCCGCGGCAGCTACGCTTCCCTCACCCACCTGCCAGGTCTGCCGAAGCTGACGCTCCACCTCGGCAAATCCAACGCCCGAAAGAGGCGCAGGCGTATCGACGAAGCAACGGTCCACCACGCTCGAATGCAGGCCGAGAATATCGAACAGATGTCCACCACGATAGCTGTGCACGACGGAGATGCCCATCTTGGACATCACCTTCGCCAGACCGGCATCCAGCGCCTTCAGCATCTTGCGCTCGTAGACTTCAGCGTCCGTACCGGCAGGAGCCACACTCAAAGCCGTCTCCAAAGCCAGCCACGGACATACAACACCCGCGCCATAGCCAATCAGCACGGCGGCATGGTGAATATCGCGGCAATCACCCGCCTCGACCGCTATTCCCGCAAGGGTACGCAGCCCCGCCGCAACCAGCGCCTGGTGAACTGCACCGGTCGCCATGGCCATCGGAATTGGAAGCCGTTCCGGACTCGCCGAGCGATCCGAGAGCATCAGAATGCGCGCGCCGTTCCGCACCAGTTGTATCGCCTGCATGCAAATGTCATCGAGTCCCTGAAGCAGCGTGTTCTCGGGTTTAAAGACGCACTGCAACTCCGCAAAATTCAACTCCGCCGCATGAGGATATTGGCGGCTCCGCAGAGCCTGAACCTGTCCCAGCGAGATGAACGGCGAAGACAGCGAAAGCCCAGGCAACGGCGAATTCTTATCCAGCAGATGGGCCCATGGGCCAAGCCGCGTATGCAGCGAAACCACGCACGCCTCACGCAGAGGATCGATGGCAGGATTTGTCACCTGCGCGAAACGCTGCCGGAAATAGGCATAAATCGGTCTCGGCGACCGCGCGAGGAAGGCCAGCGGAGTGTCGTCACCCATCGACCAGACTGGGTCCTTACCCTCAGTCGCCATCGGCTGAAGAATCATCTTCACATCTTCACGCGTATAGCCAAACCCGCGATGCGTGGCCGCAAGCGTAGCCGCGTCAATAGGCTCGAACGGCACTGTATCGAGAGGAGTATCTTCCACCAGCTTTGCGTAAGTGGCCCCCTCGTCGAACAACTGCAGCAGCGCCTCATTCTCATAAATCTCGTGCTTTTCGAGATCGACCAGGAACATCTCACCCGGCCCAAGACGCCCGCTATGCACGACCTCTTCCGGATCGAGATCGACCAGCCCAATCTCCGAGCCGGCAACCACTAAACCATCCTTGGTCACTGCAAAGCGGCAGGGACGAAGACCATTGCGGTCGAGAGCAGCGCCAACAACTTTGCCGTCGCTGAATGCCAAGGCAGCCGGGCCATCCCATGGCTCGGCGCAATCGATGTGGTAACGCAGGAACGAGGAGGTCTGATGCCCCTCGGACGCAGGCGGCAGCAGCATGCGGACCGCCTCGGCCAAAGTCCTTCCATTCTGCGAAAGCAGTTCAATCGCCTCATCGAGACTTGTCGAATCGGTGCCACCCTCGGTCAGCACAGGCTTGCACTCGACGGGAAGCGTGGAATCGCGTGCCGTCATCCGGGCGCGATTGCCCCAGATCGTATTGATCTCGCCATTGTGTCCCAGCTTGCGGCCTGGCTGCGCACGGTGCCATGTAGGCAGCGTGTTGGTGGCATACCGCTGATGAAAGACCGCGAACGGCGTAACGAACTCTTCCGATGACAGATCGGGGAAGAACTGCGCCAGAAAACTTCCGGCAACCATCGCTTTATAGGTAATCGTTTGCGACGACAGCGAACAGATATACCCGGTCACATCCCCACGCTCATGCGACCGTTCAAACTGCTTCCGTGCCAGATAGAGCCTGCGCTCCATCGTTCCCGGCTCGGCATTGTCTGAATCCACTACCAGTACCTGCCGGATCTTCGGCATCGTACTCAGAGCCTCTTCACCCAGCCACTCCGTACAGATCGGAACGTCACGCCAACAAAGCACCTTAAAATCGTGAGAGAGCAGACACCGCTCCAGCAAAGCCTCCGCGCGCGTCTCCTCCAGGGGCAGCAGCAGCATCCCCACACCGAGCAATTGCTTGTCATCAAGCTCGATATTCGTGGCACGCAGCAAAAGAGCTCGCGGAACGGCGGTCAACACACCCACGCCATCGCTGCTCTTTCCATCCGCCGCAGTGGCGCCACGGTGCGCCAGGCGGCCAAGAGCAGTCAAGGCC from Edaphobacter paludis includes:
- a CDS encoding glutamate synthase-related protein gives rise to the protein MEQFFTNGLNPAALTSATTLPTQRLSNVPASLIDEKFDHDSCGVGFVAAVNSVPSHKILEQALTALGRLAHRGATAADGKSSDGVGVLTAVPRALLLRATNIELDDKQLLGVGMLLLPLEETRAEALLERCLLSHDFKVLCWRDVPICTEWLGEEALSTMPKIRQVLVVDSDNAEPGTMERRLYLARKQFERSHERGDVTGYICSLSSQTITYKAMVAGSFLAQFFPDLSSEEFVTPFAVFHQRYATNTLPTWHRAQPGRKLGHNGEINTIWGNRARMTARDSTLPVECKPVLTEGGTDSTSLDEAIELLSQNGRTLAEAVRMLLPPASEGHQTSSFLRYHIDCAEPWDGPAALAFSDGKVVGAALDRNGLRPCRFAVTKDGLVVAGSEIGLVDLDPEEVVHSGRLGPGEMFLVDLEKHEIYENEALLQLFDEGATYAKLVEDTPLDTVPFEPIDAATLAATHRGFGYTREDVKMILQPMATEGKDPVWSMGDDTPLAFLARSPRPIYAYFRQRFAQVTNPAIDPLREACVVSLHTRLGPWAHLLDKNSPLPGLSLSSPFISLGQVQALRSRQYPHAAELNFAELQCVFKPENTLLQGLDDICMQAIQLVRNGARILMLSDRSASPERLPIPMAMATGAVHQALVAAGLRTLAGIAVEAGDCRDIHHAAVLIGYGAGVVCPWLALETALSVAPAGTDAEVYERKMLKALDAGLAKVMSKMGISVVHSYRGGHLFDILGLHSSVVDRCFVDTPAPLSGVGFAEVERQLRQTWQVGEGSVAAAADLPDYGWVRFRKANVSEPHAWQPPNVKALQSVVGTARNVPQPTDPASAFAIFTHDVLEHDPAVLRDLLKIRSAGQALAVSEVEAASSLAKRFISSAMSLGSLSPEAHQTITAGMNMFGGRSNTGEGGEDRAVYKLNSVDGGRIHQDEELIMRARSGGGTAVAEPVVEAPAVHTSLNNKIKQIASGRFGVTAEYLAHAEEIEIKVAQGAKPGEGGQLPGHKVSGMIARLRHAQPGVPLISPPPHHDIYSIEDLAQLIYDLKRVNPKAAVGVKLVSGCGVGTVAAGVAKAYADFIVIAGNVGGTGAAALSSIKYAGNPWELGLAEAQQVLMQNGMRGRVRLRTDGGLATAHDILIAALLGADEYAFGTAVLVVLGCDMARQCHLNTCPTGIATQKPELRAKFRGKPEHVVRFFEELSADLQQLLAKYGFASLDEAIGRTDLLEQVRFDGNLDLQPMLAKVSEGASRWMGIRNDQPMVSAPLDEAWVEPALEAAEQGVPYVVDSKIANCDRAIGSRLAGELVLRRAQADFPSDVTFNLNGTAGQSFGAFTVDGMKLVLDGQANDFVGKGLSGGEIVIRACGLAAKDSGQHVILGNVALYGATSGKLFAAGRAGERFAVRNSGATAVVEGVGDHGCEYMTGGVVAVLGRVGMNFGAGMTGGLAWVYDADGSFVSGKRYHPEFIAAEEFNAVDVESQEALKSMIVAHAEESASGLAKAMLADWSKHAAAFVRLTPVPQA